The following are from one region of the Stigmatella ashevillena genome:
- a CDS encoding ATP-binding protein, with protein MNAPQQSAGLRITSDYLPLEGLPIPVAILRLDRVAYANPALTALLGMSLEALSQLSMSDLLSRFVPRDQAWLEPRHRAKARHLQASPTDLWLHVRGVGGKERTFHLRVHGGPGPGEQTVVLVDAQGEDTAHQLIGALVIAASEMMVCQDEQEVLERALDAIAAQGFFASIMHAKQDTFVYGPVRHDPEAVALIERLTGKPLSDISYPRASTPFLESLFHQRKATFHPDLNALMRRFFQAELAEFHERKHPGLKSLDVPLFVESQPYGVLSVKGRSLTLTSTATLELFAQLMSGALENVRHHQRARERLAEVTRLQNELVAHERLTVLGEAAGVVAHEVRNPLGAILNATALLKREERLSAVGHSAVSMLEEEAIRLEDIVRDLLDVVRPFELRPRLVHLGDLARHTVTLLEPVAEATQAHVSVEEEAELPPLHADETLMQLALSNLVRYALRSSPPGGTVRMVLARAGEGFSIAIEDQGASLTHTDTQRFFEPFFTSRNNGAGLGLAVVRRVVLAHGGEIKAGERAGGGARFEILLQDIRGN; from the coding sequence TTGAACGCACCCCAGCAAAGCGCCGGGCTCCGCATCACCTCCGACTACCTGCCGCTCGAGGGCTTGCCCATTCCCGTGGCGATCCTCCGGTTGGACCGGGTGGCCTACGCCAACCCCGCGCTGACGGCCTTGCTGGGAATGTCCCTGGAAGCCCTGTCCCAACTCTCCATGTCGGACCTGCTCTCCCGCTTCGTTCCGAGAGATCAGGCATGGCTCGAGCCCCGGCATCGGGCCAAGGCCCGGCACCTCCAAGCCTCTCCCACGGACCTGTGGCTGCACGTGCGGGGCGTGGGCGGAAAGGAGCGGACGTTCCACCTGCGCGTCCACGGGGGGCCAGGGCCCGGCGAACAGACCGTGGTGCTGGTCGACGCGCAAGGCGAGGACACGGCCCATCAGCTCATCGGCGCGCTGGTCATCGCCGCGAGCGAGATGATGGTCTGCCAGGATGAGCAGGAGGTGCTGGAACGGGCCCTGGATGCCATCGCCGCCCAGGGCTTCTTCGCGTCCATCATGCACGCGAAGCAGGACACGTTCGTCTACGGCCCCGTGCGCCATGATCCCGAGGCCGTCGCGCTCATCGAGCGGCTCACCGGCAAGCCGCTCTCCGACATCAGCTACCCGCGGGCCAGCACGCCCTTCCTGGAATCCCTCTTCCATCAGCGCAAAGCCACCTTCCACCCGGACTTGAACGCCCTCATGCGCCGCTTCTTTCAGGCCGAGTTGGCGGAGTTCCACGAGCGCAAGCACCCGGGGCTCAAATCGCTGGATGTCCCCCTCTTCGTCGAGAGCCAGCCCTACGGCGTGCTGTCGGTGAAGGGCCGTTCGCTCACCCTCACGAGCACGGCGACGCTGGAGCTGTTCGCCCAGTTGATGAGTGGGGCGCTCGAGAACGTGCGCCACCATCAGCGGGCGCGCGAGCGGCTGGCGGAGGTGACACGCCTCCAGAACGAGCTGGTGGCGCACGAGCGGCTCACGGTGCTGGGCGAAGCCGCCGGGGTGGTGGCCCACGAAGTGCGCAACCCGCTGGGTGCCATCCTCAACGCGACGGCGCTGCTCAAGCGCGAGGAGCGGTTGAGCGCCGTGGGCCACAGCGCGGTGAGCATGCTCGAGGAGGAGGCCATCCGGCTGGAGGACATCGTCCGGGACTTGCTGGACGTGGTCCGCCCCTTCGAGCTGCGGCCCCGCCTGGTGCACTTGGGAGATCTGGCGCGGCACACGGTGACGCTCCTGGAGCCCGTGGCCGAGGCCACCCAGGCCCATGTCTCCGTCGAGGAAGAAGCGGAGCTGCCCCCGCTCCATGCCGACGAGACGCTGATGCAGTTGGCGCTGTCCAACCTCGTCCGATATGCGCTGCGCTCTTCGCCACCGGGCGGCACGGTGCGGATGGTGCTGGCCCGGGCCGGCGAGGGCTTCTCCATCGCCATCGAGGATCAGGGCGCGAGCCTCACCCACACGGACACCCAACGCTTCTTCGAGCCCTTCTTCACCAGCCGCAACAACGGCGCGGGCCTGGGGCTCGCCGTGGTGCGCCGGGTGGTGCTGGCCCATGGCGGAGAAATCAAGGCGGGCGAACGGGCCGGCGGGGGAGCGCGCTTCGAGATCCTCCTCCAGGACATCCGCGGCAACTAG
- a CDS encoding THUMP domain-containing class I SAM-dependent RNA methyltransferase: MPSPPVEHLFIVAAPGLEPALEAEVKGLGGTPHRWEGGVALEGPAGLHQEANLRLRTASRVLLRLGSFRAPDGGALTRGLAALPLGRVWTGAGMPRLFVTSHRSRVPAGAVLGAAARAWGLPGLARAGALEEDEAGGLTLLARLEGEVCTVSVDTSGGLLYRRGYRQEVGRAPLRETLAAGLLLLAGYDGGEPLVDPMCGSGTFLIEGAWLSMRRAPGLERRFAFEDFPGFEPSAWAALRARVQAEALAAPRAPLSGFDLNAGALGTARRNARRAGVALTLERQDVRTLVAPGGAPGLVVANPPYGKRVGEGGELPDLYRALGATLKRAFGGWRVALLVPDEAVLIRALGLPGARSLPVRNGGLPCRCLLSPL; this comes from the coding sequence ATGCCCTCTCCGCCCGTAGAACACCTCTTCATCGTGGCCGCCCCCGGGCTGGAGCCCGCACTGGAGGCCGAAGTGAAAGGGCTGGGAGGCACGCCCCACCGGTGGGAAGGGGGCGTGGCGCTGGAGGGGCCCGCCGGGTTGCACCAGGAAGCCAACCTGCGTCTGCGCACCGCCAGCCGGGTGCTGCTGCGCCTGGGAAGCTTCCGGGCGCCGGATGGGGGGGCGCTCACCCGGGGGCTGGCGGCGCTGCCACTGGGGCGTGTGTGGACGGGAGCGGGGATGCCCCGCCTGTTTGTGACGTCGCACCGCTCTCGGGTGCCCGCGGGGGCGGTGCTGGGCGCTGCGGCCAGGGCCTGGGGTCTGCCGGGCCTGGCGCGTGCCGGAGCCCTGGAGGAGGACGAAGCCGGGGGACTCACCCTGCTGGCGCGGCTGGAGGGAGAGGTGTGCACCGTGAGCGTGGACACCAGCGGGGGGTTGCTGTACCGCCGGGGCTACCGTCAGGAGGTGGGGCGGGCCCCCCTGCGGGAGACCCTCGCGGCGGGACTGCTGCTGCTCGCCGGCTATGACGGTGGCGAGCCCCTGGTGGATCCCATGTGCGGCTCGGGCACTTTCCTCATTGAAGGAGCGTGGCTGTCCATGCGCCGGGCCCCCGGTCTGGAGCGGCGCTTTGCCTTCGAGGACTTCCCGGGCTTCGAGCCGTCGGCGTGGGCCGCCCTTCGGGCGCGGGTTCAGGCCGAGGCGCTGGCGGCTCCCCGTGCGCCGCTGTCGGGGTTTGATCTCAACGCCGGGGCGCTCGGCACGGCCCGGCGCAATGCGCGGCGGGCGGGGGTGGCGTTGACCTTGGAGCGTCAGGATGTGCGGACGCTCGTGGCGCCTGGAGGCGCACCGGGCTTGGTGGTGGCCAACCCTCCCTACGGGAAGCGCGTGGGGGAGGGAGGTGAGTTGCCGGACCTCTACCGGGCGCTGGGGGCCACGCTGAAGCGGGCCTTCGGGGGCTGGCGCGTGGCGCTGCTCGTGCCGGATGAGGCCGTGTTGATCCGGGCGCTGGGCTTGCCCGGCGCCCGGAGCCTCCCCGTTCGAAACGGTGGGTTGCCCTGCCGCTGTCTGCTGAGCCCGCTCTGA
- a CDS encoding oxidoreductase: MSPPEAPARKKLLEYAPTVASVRMETPDTATLFLDFGGVPLDYKPGQFLNIDPHQFRELAPLAAFLQEQKGRREMFRSYSLSSAPHEPLVAITVKDEAFLPGLTRYPALLAPLLVHGRLTGARLKVSGFMGPYVLPDDVESRTDHIVHVVAGSGAAPNFSIVKDALHRGLKLRHTFLFSNKMAADMLYREALEALEAAHPDQLRVVHTLTRETDTSHLGPRVRKGRVDQAFLEEFIPDRETCLVYACGPAITPWDRRKALETRTPASPRFLETVVGHLHTLGIHDKRIKREAYG; encoded by the coding sequence ATGAGCCCCCCGGAAGCACCCGCCCGAAAGAAACTCCTGGAGTACGCGCCCACCGTGGCCAGCGTGCGCATGGAGACGCCCGACACCGCCACCCTCTTCCTGGACTTCGGCGGAGTGCCGCTGGACTACAAGCCCGGCCAGTTCCTCAACATCGACCCGCACCAGTTCCGAGAGCTCGCCCCGCTGGCCGCCTTCCTTCAGGAGCAGAAGGGCCGCCGGGAGATGTTCCGCTCCTACTCGCTGAGCTCCGCCCCCCACGAGCCGCTCGTGGCCATTACCGTGAAGGACGAGGCCTTCCTGCCCGGCCTCACCCGCTACCCGGCCCTGCTCGCGCCGCTGCTCGTCCATGGCCGGCTCACGGGCGCCCGCCTCAAGGTGTCTGGGTTCATGGGCCCCTATGTCCTGCCCGACGACGTGGAGTCACGCACGGATCACATCGTCCACGTGGTGGCCGGCTCCGGAGCGGCGCCCAACTTCTCCATCGTCAAGGACGCGCTGCACCGGGGCCTGAAGCTGCGCCACACCTTCCTCTTCTCCAACAAGATGGCCGCGGACATGCTGTACCGCGAAGCGCTGGAGGCGCTGGAGGCCGCGCACCCGGACCAGCTGCGCGTGGTGCACACCCTCACCCGGGAGACGGACACCTCCCATCTGGGCCCCCGCGTGCGCAAGGGCCGGGTGGACCAGGCCTTCCTGGAAGAGTTCATCCCGGACCGGGAGACCTGCCTCGTCTACGCCTGTGGTCCGGCCATCACCCCGTGGGACCGGCGCAAGGCCCTGGAGACGCGCACGCCCGCCTCGCCCCGCTTCCTGGAGACGGTGGTGGGCCACCTCCACACGCTGGGCATCCACGACAAGCGCATCAAGCGGGAGGCGTACGGGTAG
- a CDS encoding class I SAM-dependent methyltransferase: MPLLDGDPEDGHRGAPPRGDSRGDRGGGRLRRNVKAAQVRRELLPDQSPALLRELHLLTREGNLNADSLRKLKQVNHLVGLLRPAVEDVLARHPDATLVDAGSGNAYLGFILYELFLKEAPSGTLLSIEGRAELTERAKERAQRLGFTRMAFQTAHLEGATWPERIHLLTALHACDTATDDALLAAIQHNADHVAVVPCCQAQVATQLKGQRQEVEASLGMLFQHPWHRREFGSHLTNVVRALTLEAFGYQVTVTELTGWEHSLKNELILGRRVHRENRPARVKLEALLGSFGIQPKLTQALGVVPATRTPPA, encoded by the coding sequence CTGCCCCTCCTCGACGGCGACCCTGAAGATGGGCATCGAGGGGCGCCTCCGCGAGGCGATTCCCGAGGTGACCGAGGTGGTGGCCGTCTGAGGCGCAACGTCAAGGCGGCCCAGGTCCGGCGTGAGCTGCTGCCGGACCAGTCCCCAGCGCTCCTCCGGGAGCTGCACCTGCTCACGCGTGAGGGAAACCTCAACGCGGACTCGCTGCGCAAGCTCAAGCAGGTCAACCACCTGGTGGGCCTGTTGCGGCCCGCCGTGGAGGACGTGCTCGCGCGCCACCCGGACGCCACCCTCGTGGATGCGGGCAGCGGCAACGCCTATCTGGGCTTCATCCTCTATGAGCTGTTTCTCAAGGAGGCCCCCTCGGGCACCCTGCTGTCGATCGAGGGCCGGGCGGAGCTGACGGAGCGGGCGAAGGAGCGGGCCCAGCGCCTGGGCTTCACGCGAATGGCGTTCCAGACGGCGCACCTGGAGGGGGCCACCTGGCCCGAGCGCATCCACCTGCTCACCGCGCTGCACGCGTGCGACACGGCGACGGACGATGCGCTGCTGGCCGCCATCCAGCACAACGCGGACCACGTGGCGGTGGTGCCCTGCTGCCAGGCGCAGGTGGCCACGCAGCTCAAGGGACAGCGGCAGGAGGTGGAGGCTTCGCTGGGGATGCTCTTCCAGCACCCCTGGCACCGGCGCGAGTTCGGTTCACACCTCACCAACGTCGTCCGCGCGTTGACGCTGGAGGCTTTCGGCTACCAGGTGACGGTGACGGAGCTGACGGGGTGGGAGCACTCGCTGAAGAACGAGCTCATCCTCGGCAGGCGCGTGCACCGGGAGAACCGCCCGGCCCGCGTCAAGCTGGAGGCCCTGTTGGGCTCCTTCGGGATACAGCCCAAGCTGACCCAGGCCCTGGGGGTGGTGCCCGCTACCCGTACGCCTCCCGCTTGA
- a CDS encoding NifU family protein, which produces MSVNIQLEWTPNPSTLKYVVDRRLLSSGAMNFTRRDEAEQKSPLARKLMGIQGVTAVMLGLNFVTVTKGEEGEWDELNDAVMSTLDAHLGSDEPVVDEAALAAARAAQPEGGSSVEQRIRDILDAEIRPAVAQDGGDITLDRFEAGIVYLHMQGSCSGCPSSTATLKMGIEGRLREAIPEVTEVVAV; this is translated from the coding sequence ATGTCAGTCAACATCCAGTTGGAGTGGACCCCGAACCCCAGCACCCTGAAGTACGTGGTGGATCGGCGCCTGCTGTCCAGCGGGGCAATGAACTTTACCCGCCGCGATGAGGCCGAGCAGAAGTCCCCCCTGGCCCGGAAGCTGATGGGCATCCAAGGCGTCACCGCGGTGATGCTGGGCCTCAACTTCGTCACCGTGACCAAGGGCGAGGAGGGGGAGTGGGATGAGCTCAACGACGCGGTGATGTCCACGCTGGATGCGCACCTGGGCAGCGATGAGCCCGTGGTGGACGAGGCCGCCCTGGCGGCGGCCCGCGCGGCCCAGCCGGAAGGGGGCTCGTCGGTGGAGCAGCGCATCCGGGACATCCTCGATGCGGAAATCCGCCCCGCGGTGGCCCAGGACGGCGGGGACATCACCCTGGACCGCTTCGAGGCAGGCATCGTCTACCTGCACATGCAGGGCTCGTGCAGCGGCTGCCCCTCCTCGACGGCGACCCTGAAGATGGGCATCGAGGGGCGCCTCCGCGAGGCGATTCCCGAGGTGACCGAGGTGGTGGCCGTCTGA
- a CDS encoding DUF2378 family protein encodes MRPPSESSSPPRVPVSVMEGLFVRGLKAEGRLVERLLSLGYDIRKPEVHYSVLTYQRCVNAARQEVYSHLSDEEAYRLLGRKLMEGFLETLLGKVVAVAMPMIGPARVVDRIPRYCAMMGRGDMVPQITSAGEKARRIAFKDIYNRPEFLAGAIEAGMERAHVRPTVSVEERTTEGYRLFLRW; translated from the coding sequence ATGCGCCCGCCGTCCGAGTCCTCCTCGCCGCCGCGCGTTCCGGTGAGCGTCATGGAAGGGCTCTTCGTCCGAGGGCTCAAGGCGGAGGGACGCCTCGTCGAACGGCTGCTGTCGCTGGGGTACGACATCCGGAAACCGGAGGTCCATTACTCCGTGCTGACCTACCAGCGCTGCGTGAATGCGGCCCGGCAAGAGGTCTACAGCCACCTGAGCGACGAGGAAGCCTACCGGCTGCTCGGCCGGAAACTGATGGAGGGATTCCTCGAGACCCTGCTGGGCAAGGTGGTGGCCGTGGCCATGCCGATGATTGGCCCTGCGCGCGTGGTGGACCGCATTCCGCGCTACTGCGCGATGATGGGGCGCGGGGACATGGTGCCCCAGATTACCTCCGCCGGAGAGAAAGCCCGGCGCATCGCCTTCAAGGACATCTATAACCGGCCCGAGTTCCTGGCGGGCGCCATCGAGGCGGGCATGGAGCGGGCCCACGTGCGGCCCACCGTGAGCGTGGAGGAGCGGACCACGGAAGGCTACCGTCTCTTCCTGCGCTGGTAG
- a CDS encoding GNAT family N-acetyltransferase translates to MSRPTPATLRVHRALTEVAQQDWDALLDDAAVPFMEWAFLVALEESGSAVPQRGWHPRHLTLWQGSRLVAAAPAYLRDDSEGEFVFDGSWADAAGRVGLRYYPKLVLTVPFTPVTGRRILVAPGEDRALREAEMYAAALAFSRSEGISGIHVLFPSEEELGVLEDSSFAVRLGVQYQWRNAGYHTLEDFLGRFHAKRRHQLRRELRAPAEQGITLRTLRGEELSELGSQEIFRFYSTTVDKYPWGRRLLTPEFFARLLATFRHRCEFVEARREGQRIAGAFNLVGPGALYGRYWGCVEEHPFLHFNVCLYHPIQEAIAQGLRRFEPGAGGEHKLTRGFEPHLTYSAHLLLHPRLDRAVRAFLSQEQAAVRTGLSRWHAATGFKKEGE, encoded by the coding sequence ATGTCCCGTCCGACGCCCGCCACCCTGCGCGTCCACCGCGCCCTCACCGAGGTTGCCCAGCAAGACTGGGATGCGCTGCTTGATGACGCGGCCGTGCCCTTCATGGAGTGGGCCTTCCTGGTGGCGCTGGAGGAGAGCGGCAGCGCGGTGCCACAGCGGGGCTGGCACCCACGCCACCTGACGCTGTGGCAGGGCTCGCGCTTGGTGGCCGCCGCGCCCGCGTACCTGCGCGATGACAGCGAGGGGGAGTTCGTCTTCGACGGGTCCTGGGCGGACGCGGCGGGACGGGTGGGCCTGCGTTACTACCCGAAGCTCGTGCTCACGGTGCCCTTCACCCCCGTTACCGGGCGGCGCATCCTGGTGGCCCCCGGAGAGGACCGGGCCCTCCGGGAGGCGGAGATGTACGCGGCGGCCCTCGCCTTCTCCCGCTCCGAGGGCATCTCTGGCATCCACGTCCTCTTTCCCTCCGAGGAGGAGCTGGGGGTGCTCGAGGACTCCAGCTTCGCGGTGCGCCTGGGGGTGCAGTACCAGTGGCGCAACGCCGGGTACCACACGCTGGAGGACTTCCTCGGCCGCTTCCACGCCAAGCGGCGCCACCAGCTCCGGCGGGAGCTGCGCGCGCCCGCCGAGCAGGGCATCACCCTGCGCACGCTGCGGGGGGAGGAGCTGTCGGAGCTGGGGAGCCAGGAAATCTTCCGCTTCTACAGCACCACGGTCGACAAGTACCCCTGGGGACGCCGCCTGCTCACCCCGGAGTTCTTCGCTCGCCTGCTTGCCACCTTCCGCCACCGCTGTGAGTTCGTAGAGGCCCGGCGGGAAGGACAGCGCATCGCGGGAGCGTTCAACCTCGTCGGCCCCGGCGCCCTGTATGGACGTTATTGGGGTTGTGTCGAGGAGCACCCCTTCCTGCACTTCAATGTCTGCCTGTACCACCCCATTCAGGAAGCCATCGCCCAGGGGCTGCGGCGTTTCGAGCCCGGCGCTGGCGGAGAGCACAAGTTGACGCGCGGATTCGAGCCCCACCTCACCTACAGCGCACACCTGCTCCTTCACCCTAGACTGGACCGGGCGGTACGTGCCTTCCTGTCCCAGGAGCAGGCGGCCGTCCGGACGGGACTGTCCCGGTGGCACGCGGCGACCGGTTTCAAGAAGGAAGGGGAGTGA
- a CDS encoding ATP-dependent Clp protease adaptor ClpS, with product MAQKFENDENVVTETRPEKKLKKPTLYKVLLHNDNYTTREFVVAVLKEIFHRSEGEAVQIMLHVHYNGIGVAGVYTYEVAETKIKTVEAAARDNGYPLRLSMEPEEG from the coding sequence ATGGCCCAGAAGTTCGAAAACGACGAGAACGTCGTCACTGAAACCCGCCCGGAAAAGAAACTCAAGAAGCCCACCCTCTACAAAGTGCTCCTGCACAACGACAACTACACGACGCGGGAGTTCGTGGTGGCGGTCCTCAAGGAAATCTTCCACCGGTCCGAGGGAGAGGCCGTGCAGATCATGCTGCATGTTCATTACAACGGCATCGGCGTGGCGGGCGTTTATACCTATGAGGTCGCCGAGACGAAGATCAAGACCGTGGAGGCCGCAGCCCGGGACAATGGGTACCCCCTGCGCCTCTCGATGGAACCAGAGGAAGGTTGA
- the clpA gene encoding ATP-dependent Clp protease ATP-binding subunit ClpA, producing MAGPQIAKELQTSFRKALEEARRMQHEYLTLEHLLLALTKDARTREVLKGCGANVKRLEERLEAFLEETVERLPEDAEGEPQQTIGVERVLHRAAMHALSAEQKVIDGGDVLVALFREDESQALYFLQQEGVTRLDLLNFISHGITKEGASDKGEARGVPAGEDDEGEGPRKSPLQAYTTLLNTEAKAGRIDPLIGREKELERTIQVLCRRRKNNPLYVGETGVGKTAIAEGLALRIHEDKVPAALKGAEVYSLDMGALLAGTKFRGQFEERLKGVLKELQEHPNAILFIDEIHTIVGAGATSGGSMDASNLLKPALASGRLRCIGSTTYQEFKASFERDRALSRRFQKIEVPEPSVEDTVLILEGLKSRYEEHHGVKYDTEALRAAAELSAKHINDRFLPDKAIDVIDESGAAERLKPEGQHTGKVTMADVEAVVAKMARIPAKSVSAQEGVQLQNLEKELRAVIFGQDEAIQNLTSTIKLARSGLRSPEKPIGSFLFSGPTGVGKTELAKQLAAVLGVEFLRFDMSEYSEKHTVSRLIGAPPGYVGFDQGGLLTDAIRKHPYAVLVLDEIEKAHPDLFNILLQVMDHATLTDNNGRKADFRNIILILTTNAGAREMNAQAIGFGDTQLPSDPKRAKKAIERTFTPEFRNRLDGWLLFGGLSPEIILKVVDKEVGLLQKMLIEKNVKLELTTAARAWLAEHGYDPAFGARPMARLVDNRLKKPLAEAILFGELKHGGTALFDVEGEELQLKPVPLPAAKA from the coding sequence GTGGCCGGACCCCAGATTGCCAAGGAGTTGCAGACGAGCTTCCGGAAAGCGCTCGAAGAGGCGCGCCGGATGCAGCACGAATACCTCACGCTCGAGCACTTGCTGCTGGCACTGACGAAGGATGCCCGCACGCGCGAGGTCCTCAAAGGATGCGGGGCCAACGTCAAGCGCCTTGAGGAACGGCTGGAGGCGTTCCTGGAGGAGACGGTCGAACGCCTGCCCGAGGACGCGGAGGGCGAGCCCCAGCAGACCATCGGCGTGGAGCGGGTGCTGCACCGCGCCGCCATGCACGCGCTGTCGGCCGAGCAGAAGGTCATCGATGGCGGGGATGTGCTGGTGGCGCTGTTCCGCGAGGATGAGAGCCAGGCGCTCTACTTCCTACAGCAGGAGGGCGTGACCCGGCTGGACCTGCTGAACTTCATCTCCCACGGCATCACCAAGGAAGGCGCCAGCGACAAGGGCGAGGCCCGGGGCGTGCCGGCCGGCGAGGATGACGAGGGCGAGGGGCCTCGCAAGAGCCCCCTCCAGGCCTACACCACCCTGCTCAACACCGAAGCCAAGGCGGGGCGCATCGACCCGCTCATTGGCCGGGAGAAGGAGCTGGAGCGCACCATCCAGGTGCTGTGCCGCCGGCGCAAGAACAACCCCCTCTATGTGGGTGAGACGGGCGTGGGCAAGACGGCCATCGCCGAGGGTCTGGCGCTGCGCATCCACGAGGACAAGGTCCCCGCGGCCCTCAAGGGCGCGGAGGTCTACTCGCTGGACATGGGCGCGCTGCTCGCGGGCACCAAGTTCCGGGGCCAGTTCGAGGAGCGCCTCAAGGGCGTGCTCAAGGAGCTCCAGGAGCACCCCAACGCCATCCTCTTCATCGACGAAATCCACACCATCGTCGGGGCGGGGGCCACCAGCGGGGGCTCCATGGATGCCTCCAACCTGCTCAAGCCGGCGCTGGCCAGTGGGCGCCTGCGCTGCATCGGCTCCACCACTTATCAGGAGTTCAAGGCCTCGTTCGAGCGGGACCGGGCCCTGTCCCGGCGCTTCCAGAAGATCGAAGTGCCCGAGCCCTCGGTGGAGGACACGGTGCTCATCCTGGAGGGGCTCAAGAGCCGTTACGAGGAGCACCACGGGGTGAAGTACGACACGGAGGCCCTGCGCGCCGCGGCGGAGCTGTCCGCCAAGCACATCAATGACCGGTTCCTGCCGGACAAGGCCATCGACGTCATCGACGAGTCGGGCGCCGCCGAGCGGCTCAAGCCGGAAGGCCAGCACACCGGCAAGGTGACGATGGCGGATGTGGAAGCCGTGGTGGCGAAGATGGCCCGGATTCCCGCCAAGAGCGTCTCGGCCCAGGAGGGCGTGCAGCTCCAAAATCTCGAGAAAGAGCTGCGGGCGGTCATCTTCGGCCAGGACGAGGCCATCCAGAACCTCACCAGCACCATCAAGCTGGCGCGCAGCGGCCTGCGCTCGCCGGAGAAGCCCATCGGCAGCTTCCTGTTCTCGGGCCCCACGGGCGTGGGCAAGACGGAGCTGGCCAAGCAGTTGGCCGCCGTGCTGGGGGTGGAGTTCCTGCGCTTCGACATGAGCGAGTACTCGGAGAAGCACACCGTCAGCCGGCTCATTGGCGCGCCCCCGGGCTACGTGGGCTTCGACCAGGGCGGCCTGCTCACGGATGCCATCCGCAAACACCCCTACGCGGTGCTGGTGCTGGATGAAATCGAGAAGGCCCACCCGGACCTCTTCAACATCTTGCTCCAGGTGATGGACCACGCGACGTTGACGGACAACAACGGCCGCAAGGCGGACTTCCGCAACATCATCCTCATCCTCACCACCAACGCCGGTGCGCGGGAGATGAACGCGCAGGCCATTGGCTTCGGGGACACGCAGCTGCCGTCCGATCCGAAGCGGGCGAAGAAGGCCATCGAGCGCACCTTCACGCCGGAGTTCCGCAACCGGCTGGATGGGTGGCTGCTGTTCGGTGGACTGTCGCCCGAGATCATCCTCAAGGTGGTCGACAAGGAAGTGGGCTTGCTCCAGAAGATGCTGATCGAGAAGAACGTGAAGCTGGAGCTGACGACGGCGGCCCGGGCCTGGCTGGCCGAGCACGGGTACGACCCGGCCTTCGGCGCGCGGCCCATGGCGCGGCTCGTGGACAACCGGCTGAAGAAGCCTCTGGCCGAGGCCATCCTCTTCGGCGAGCTGAAGCACGGAGGCACCGCCCTCTTCGACGTCGAGGGGGAGGAGCTCCAGCTCAAGCCCGTGCCGCTCCCCGCGGCCAAGGCCTAG